A genome region from Paenibacillus pabuli includes the following:
- the spoIIIAB gene encoding stage III sporulation protein SpoIIIAB, with amino-acid sequence MVNMLGAVIILLASTLAGFYRAKQYALRPRQLRELIAALQRLMTEINYGLTPLPDAMGKMGVQTREPVKTLFLHAAKQMEPPLGHTARESLQSGIEQAWGKSAMKADEREVMLQLSYSLGTSDRQDQTKHISLAIQQLMHEESRAQADQMKYERMSRSLGMLVGALIVILIF; translated from the coding sequence TTGGTTAACATGCTGGGTGCCGTGATTATCCTGCTTGCCAGTACACTCGCGGGCTTCTACCGTGCGAAACAGTATGCACTCAGACCCAGACAGCTGCGAGAATTGATTGCTGCCCTGCAGCGACTGATGACGGAGATCAACTACGGACTGACCCCGCTTCCCGATGCGATGGGAAAAATGGGAGTTCAAACCAGAGAGCCTGTCAAAACACTGTTTCTTCATGCCGCGAAGCAAATGGAGCCCCCTCTGGGTCATACGGCACGAGAGAGTCTGCAATCTGGAATCGAACAAGCATGGGGAAAATCAGCGATGAAAGCGGATGAGAGGGAAGTCATGCTGCAATTAAGCTACAGCCTTGGCACCAGCGACCGTCAGGATCAGACCAAACACATTTCGCTAGCCATTCAACAACTTATGCATGAGGAATCCCGTGCTCAAGCCGATCAAATGAAATACGAGCGGATGAGTCGCAGTCTCGGGATGCTTGTCGGAGCGTTAATCGTCATTCTGATCTTTTGA
- the spoIIIAC gene encoding stage III sporulation protein AC, which yields MNLEVNAIFQIAGIGIIIAMIHTVLKQMGKEDMAHWVTVIGFVVVLFMVVRMLDSLLQEIKSIFLFQ from the coding sequence ATGAATTTAGAAGTGAACGCAATTTTCCAAATTGCGGGCATCGGAATCATCATTGCGATGATTCATACGGTGTTGAAACAAATGGGAAAGGAAGATATGGCGCACTGGGTGACCGTGATCGGATTTGTGGTTGTATTGTTCATGGTTGTTCGCATGCTGGACAGCCTGCTGCAAGAGATCAAATCGATCTTTCTGTTTCAATGA
- a CDS encoding 2-phosphosulfolactate phosphatase has translation MQVDVVGNVNEVRRIDIAGRSAVVIDVLRTTSTIVTALAYDAAAVIAVETVPQAKQMTVQDSIRGGERFNKKIAGFEVGNSPYEYMTQEIAGKTVILTTTDGTRALIKASRARHVLAGSFLNVQAVAAALCLLQRDVLLLCAGDQDEFALEDGLCAGCIIEELYRQSHFPIRLNDLGRVLHQAVTQCEDTLPDLVRVSTGARRLDKLGSMHDVTYCSQLNLFDCVPEMREDHRMELFRGSEGERISKLL, from the coding sequence GTGCAAGTCGATGTGGTAGGAAATGTGAATGAAGTCCGAAGAATCGATATCGCAGGACGAAGTGCCGTTGTGATCGACGTGCTGCGTACCACAAGTACAATCGTTACAGCCTTGGCATATGATGCCGCGGCTGTCATCGCGGTGGAGACCGTTCCTCAAGCCAAACAGATGACCGTTCAGGATTCAATTCGGGGCGGGGAGCGTTTTAACAAAAAAATCGCCGGATTCGAGGTGGGCAATTCCCCCTATGAATATATGACGCAGGAGATCGCAGGTAAAACCGTAATCCTGACCACTACCGACGGGACACGCGCGCTAATCAAAGCTTCCAGGGCAAGGCATGTGCTGGCCGGTTCCTTTCTGAACGTGCAGGCGGTCGCAGCTGCGCTCTGTCTGCTCCAAAGAGACGTTCTTTTGTTATGCGCAGGAGATCAGGACGAATTCGCACTGGAGGATGGATTGTGTGCAGGATGCATTATTGAAGAACTGTACCGACAGTCCCATTTCCCTATCAGGCTGAACGATCTTGGCAGGGTACTGCATCAGGCTGTTACCCAATGTGAGGACACTTTACCGGATCTTGTTCGTGTATCCACAGGTGCAAGGCGGCTTGACAAACTGGGCAGTATGCATGATGTCACCTACTGCTCCCAATTAAACTTGTTCGACTGTGTACCAGAGATGAGAGAAGATCATCGTATGGAATTGTTTCGGGGCTCGGAGGGGGAAAGGATATCCAAATTGCTGTAA
- the spoIIIAA gene encoding stage III sporulation protein AA, with amino-acid sequence MKVNWKDLFPEPIRTILGRMPPAILEQVEEVRIREGRPLEINAGNAYHFLTAQGSPTAKPEEAYIPQKEVTHRLLDLISNHSLYTLEEELRKGFITIPGGHRIGLAGRTVLSGGRVEYLRDINGFNVRVAREVHGVADRILPHLLDLKSGQVFHTLILSPPQQGKTTLLRDLARQISSGTKLTGVSELIQGLRPRLKVGIVDERSEIAGSYKGVPGFDIGPRTDVMDGCPKAEGMMMMLRSMSPDVLIVDEIGRPEDAEAVMEALHSGVSVIATAHGRDLSELSSRPALRTLIAAQMFQRYVQLQRTSRGMSFKVADGKMRGLQQTEAGGEAFG; translated from the coding sequence ATGAAGGTGAACTGGAAGGATCTCTTTCCGGAACCGATTCGAACCATTCTGGGAAGGATGCCGCCCGCTATATTGGAGCAAGTGGAGGAAGTACGTATCCGCGAAGGAAGGCCGCTCGAGATCAATGCAGGGAACGCCTATCACTTCCTTACCGCACAGGGCAGCCCAACAGCGAAGCCTGAAGAAGCTTATATTCCTCAAAAAGAGGTGACACACAGGCTTCTGGATCTGATTAGCAATCACTCGCTCTATACACTGGAAGAGGAGCTGCGCAAAGGATTCATCACCATTCCGGGAGGGCACCGTATTGGATTGGCAGGCAGAACTGTGCTTAGCGGGGGCCGGGTGGAATACTTGCGTGATATTAATGGTTTCAACGTCAGGGTAGCCCGCGAAGTCCATGGGGTAGCCGATCGAATCCTGCCTCACCTGTTGGATCTGAAAAGCGGACAGGTATTCCACACCTTGATACTTTCACCGCCTCAGCAAGGAAAAACAACGTTGCTGCGAGATTTGGCCAGACAAATCAGCAGTGGAACCAAGCTAACAGGTGTCAGTGAGCTGATCCAGGGGCTGAGGCCGCGTCTCAAGGTTGGCATTGTGGATGAGCGATCCGAGATCGCCGGAAGTTATAAAGGTGTACCGGGGTTTGACATAGGTCCCCGAACGGATGTCATGGACGGTTGTCCCAAGGCGGAAGGCATGATGATGATGCTTCGTTCGATGTCTCCAGACGTACTCATTGTGGACGAGATCGGTCGTCCGGAAGATGCAGAAGCTGTGATGGAGGCACTGCATTCCGGTGTTTCGGTTATTGCAACTGCCCACGGCCGTGATCTGTCCGAGCTGTCTTCCAGGCCTGCATTGCGTACCTTAATCGCTGCACAGATGTTTCAGCGTTATGTCCAGTTGCAGCGGACGAGCCGAGGGATGAGCTTCAAGGTGGCCGATGGCAAAATGCGAGGTCTTCAGCAAACCGAGGCAGGAGGTGAAGCCTTTGGTTAA